The following are encoded together in the Brassica napus cultivar Da-Ae chromosome A9, Da-Ae, whole genome shotgun sequence genome:
- the LOC125578320 gene encoding eukaryotic translation initiation factor 2 subunit beta-like, with protein sequence MADEINEMQQELAPFDPTKKKKKKKVVLQDHAESSSPELQMEKADDPMPAGVNDGLESAVSGMKNSKKPVDSSSLNEESVEAVEDSDGHEEEKGVIQQENRYPWEGSDRLYLYEEMLGRVFNILRENNPDLTGNRRRTVMRPPQVLREGTKKTVFVNFMDLCKTMHRQPDHVMAFLLSELGTSGSLDGQQRLVVKGRFAPKSFEANLRKYVNNYVICHGCKSPDTNLTKENRLFFMRCEQCGSERSVEQIKAGYVALVGKRKT encoded by the exons ATGGCTGATGAAATTAACGAGATGCAACAAGAA CTTGCACCCTTTGACccaaccaaaaagaaaaagaagaagaaagttgtTCTTCAGGATCATGCTGAGAGCTCATCACCAGAATTGCAGATGGAGAAAGCTGATGATCCAATGCCTGCAG GAGTTAATGATGGTCTTGAAAGCGCAGTTAGTGGAATGAAAAATAGCAAGAAGCCA GTTGATTCCAGCTCACTGAATGAAGAAAGTGTTGAAGCCGTAGAAGATTCGGATG GCCATGAGGAAGAGAAAGGAGTAATCCAGCAGGAGAATCGTTATCCTTGGGAGGGAAGTGATAGATTGTACCTATATGAAGAG ATGCTTGGTAGGGTCTTCAACATTCTGCGTGAAAACAATCCGGACCTAACTGGAAATAGGCGTCGTACAGTTATGAGGCCTCCTCAAGTTCTTCGTGAGGGGACAAAGAAGACGGTCTTTGTCAACTTTATGGACCTTTGCAAAAC GATGCATCGACAACCAGATCATGTTATGGCGTTCTTGCTTTCTGAGTTGGGTACTAGTGGCTCACTTGATGGCCAGCAAAGGTTGGTTGTTAAAGGGAGGTTTGCACCCAAGAGCTTTGAAGCGAATCTGCGAAAATATGTCA ATAACTATGTCATTTGCCATGGTTGCAAGAGCCCAGACACAAATCTTACAAAGGAGAATCGTCTCTTCTTTATGAGATGTGAACAG TGTGGATCAGAACGATCTGTGGAACAGATCAAAGCTGGTTATGTTGCACTCGTTGGTAAAAGGAAGACTTGA